From the Notolabrus celidotus isolate fNotCel1 chromosome 12, fNotCel1.pri, whole genome shotgun sequence genome, one window contains:
- the apoeb gene encoding apolipoprotein Eb yields the protein MKAVALILALAVIAGCNARAVRQADVIATRWEENVDRFWEYISDLNQRADVVVADLKTSQLSRELETLIQDTMAELSTYRDDINTKLSPYTDASTGQMTQDLQLLVNKLQKDMLDAKERSTEYLGELKTMVEQNTDDVRGRIGTYTHKLKKRLNKDTEEIRNTVATYLGEVQSRTSQNLDSVRVQVEPIVNQASDTAAKKLSDISTMLKTQAEGLGQQLETQAEGIRTQLESTAQDLRTSLEGKIDELTELISPYASKIREQIESIVEKVKDTASN from the exons ATGAAGGCCGTAGCTCTGATCCTTGCTCTGGCAGTCATCGCCG GCTGCAATGCCCGTGCAGTGCGGCAGGCTGATGTCATTGCCACAAGATGGGAGGAAAATGTGGACCGTTTTTGGGAGTACATCTCTGATCTGAACCAGAGAGCTGATGTAGTCGTGGCGGATCTCAAGACCTCTCAACTCTCAAGGGAGCTTGA AACTCTGATCCAAGACACCATGGCAGAGCTCTCAACCTACAGAGATGACATCAATACCAAACTGAGCCCCTACACCGATGCCTCCACAGGCCAGATGACCCAGGATCTGCAGCTCCTGGTCAACAAACTCCAGAAGGACATGCTGGATGCCAAGGAGCGCAGCACTGAGTACCTGGGTGAACTCAAGACCATGGTGGAGCAGAACACAGACGATGTCCGTGGTCGCATCGGCACCTACACCCACAAGCTGAAGAAACGCCTGAACAAGGACACTGAGGAGATCCGCAA CACTGTGGCCACCTACCTGGGTGAGGTCCAGTCCCGCACCTCCCAGAATCTGGACTCCGTGAGGGTACAAGTTGAGCCCATCGtcaatcaggccagtgacaccGCCGCAAAGAAGCTGAGCGACATCTCTACCATGCTGAAGACCCAGGCTGAGGGACTGGGCCAGCAGCTGGAGACCCAGGCTGAGGGCATCAGGACTCAGCTGGAGTCCACAGCCCAGGACCTGCGCACCTCCCTGGAGGGAAAGATCGATGAGCTTACTGAGCTGATCTCCCCCTACGCATCCAAGATCCGTGAGCAGATCGAGAGCATTGTGGAGAAGGTCAAGGATACCGCCAGTAACTAA
- the LOC117822780 gene encoding apolipoprotein A-I-like: MKVLAVLVLVVFTGCNANLLYADEPKPQLEVLTEAFWDYVAKATQTADDTVQMIKQSQFGQDMTARITEGADAATLYAQRVQQQLPPGAQDMISTVSMETYALRMRLEKDIATVKEKIDPLTEDMKVKIQERVELLKQELAPYADSLDSEALRTTLMQKTEELKASLEQSVQDLQTQLEPYTEDMKQKVDQHLQEFKERLAPVTEKVQSEVSQRVQLVRDMASPYVDDLRGKLDPLTQDVQARLNNLYESFVKTN; this comes from the exons ATGAAGGTCCTTGCTGTGCTCGTCCTTGTCGTTTTCACCG GCTGCAATGCCAACCTCCTCTATGCTGATGAACCCAAGCCACAGCTGGAAGTGCTGACTGAAGCATTCTGGGACTATGTTGCCAAAGCCACCCAGACAGCTGATGACACCGTCCAGATGATCAAACAGTCTCAGTTTGGTCAGGATATGAC TGCTCGTATCACCGAGGGTGCAGATGCTGCCACATTGTACGCTCAAAGAGTCCAGCAGCAGCTTCCCCCTGGGGCCCAGGACATGATCAGCACAGTCTCCATGGAGACCTACGCCCTGAGAATGCGTTTGGAGAAGGACATTGCCACAGTCAAGGAAAAGATTGATCCCTTAACTGAAGACATGAAGGTCAAGATCCAAGAAAGAGTGGAGCTGCTGAAACAGGAGCTGGCCCCCTATGCAGACTCCCTGGACTCTGAGGCTCTGAGAACAACCTTGATGCAGAAGACTGAGGAGCTGAAGGCCAGCCTGGAGCAGAGCGTGCAGGATCTGCAGACTCAGCTGGAGCCCTACACTGAAGACATGAAGCAGAAGGTGGACCAGCACCTGCAGGAATTCAAGGAGAGGTTGGCGCCTGTGACAGAGAAGGTCCAGAGTGAGGTGTCTCAGAGAGTCCAGCTGGTGAGAGATATGGCCTCTCCCTACGTTGATGATCTGAGGGGAAAACTGGACCCCTTGACCCAGGACGTCCAGGCTCGTCTCAACAACCTCTATGAGTCCTTTGTCAAAACCAACTAA
- the LOC117822783 gene encoding apolipoprotein A-I-like gives MKVLVVLVLAAFTGCNASLLYADQPKTKLDELTDTFWDYVNVAKQTTDETVEKFQQTEFGQDLSARLEEGAKVASTYGEAFWTQVPKNVRETIEVYVIMMPYGLALTAERKMTTFKKKLDPIVDRMAPLAEKISSDLTLRAQQVKDTTAPYVEKLKEKLDPLAQDIKARFQTLYDSFVNTN, from the exons ATGAAGGTCCTTGTCGTTCTTGTCCTTGCTGCTTTCACTG gctgtaatgccAGCCTCCTCTATGCTGATCAACCCAAGACAAAGCTGGACGAGCTGACTGATACATTCTGGGATTATGTCAATGTAGCCAAACAGACGACTGATGAGACTGTTGAAAAGTTCCAGCAGACTGAGTTTGGACAGGATCTGAG TGCCCGTCTAGAAGAGGGTGCCAAAGTGGCCAGCACGTATGGTGAAGCATTCTGGACGCAGGTCCCTAAAAATGTGAGGGAAACAATCGAAGTGTATGTCATTATGATGCCTTACGGGCTTGCATTGACAGCAGAACGCAAGATGACTACCTTCAAGAAAAAGCTTGATCCCATTGTTGATAGGATGGCTCCTCTGGCAGAGAAGATTTCAAGCGACTTGACGCTGAGAGCCCAGCAGGTGAAAGATACGACTGCTCCATACGTTGAAAAGCTGAAGGAAAAGCTGGACCCCTTGGCCCAGGACATCAAGGCTCGTTTTCAAACCCTCTACGACTCCTTCGTTAACACCAATTAA
- the LOC117822781 gene encoding apolipoprotein A-IV-like, with amino-acid sequence MKVLIVLALAVLSGCNANLFYADEPKPQLEVLTEAFWKHIATATETADETLKMIRKSQFGQEVNIRLAESADIASKYAITLQERIPPAAQDLMNKITKEADVLRNMLSQELSTVRDTLEPYTEDMKVKIQERVELLKQELAPYAESLDSEALRTTLMQKTEELKASLEQSVQDLQAQLGPYTEDMKQRVDQHLQDFQDRVAPMTDKVQLELVQRANLVKQMVAPYAEDLKEKLDPYTQDLQAQLTTLYKSFVEAN; translated from the exons ATGAAGGTGCTCATTGTTCTAGCTCTTGCAGTGCTGTCCG GCTGTAATGCCAACCTCTTCTATGCTGATGAGCCAAAGCCACAGCTGGAAGTGCTGACTGAGGCTTTCTGGAAACACATTGCCACAGCCACCGAGACAGCTGATGAAACCCTCAAGATGATCAGGAAATCACAGtttggacaggaagtcaa TATTCGCCTGGCAGAAAGTGCTGACATTGCCAGCAAATATGCCATCACCCTTCAGGAGAGAATCCCCCCTGCAGCTCAGGACCTCATGAACAAGATTACCAAAGAGGCTGACGTGCTGAGAAACATGCTGAGCCAGGAGCTGAGCACAGTCCGGGACACGCTGGAGCCTTACACTGAAGACATGAAGGTCAAGATCCAGGAGAGAGTGGAGCTGCTGAAACAGGAGCTGGCCCCCTACGCAGAGTCCCTAGATTCTGAGGCTCTGAGAACCACCCTGATGCAGAAGACAGAGGAGCTGAAGGCCAGCCTGGAGCAGAGTGTGCAGGATCTGCAGGCTCAGCTGGGGCCCTACACTGAAGACATGAAGCAGAGAGTGGACCAGCACCTGCAGGACTTCCAAGACAGGGTTGCCCCCATGACCGACAAGGTGCAGCTGGAGCTGGTGCAGAGAGCAAACCTCGTGAAACAGATGGTGGCACCCTATGCTGAAGACCTGAAGGAAAAGCTGGACCCCTACACTCAGGATCTCCAGGCCCAGCTCACGACTTTGTACAAGTCTTTTGTGGAAGCCAACTAA